In Bacteroidales bacterium, the genomic stretch TCTTCAATAAGTTTAGGCATGACATATAAACCCGATGAAGCTCTGCTTTTAGCAGCAGATATTGTTAAAAATCAATTTCAGCCAGCATCAGTTAGAGCAGGCTTTTGCTATAATATTGCAAAACCTTTTTGCATACGATCTGGTTTTTCTACTGCTCCATTTACTGTAGGCGGAGGTGTTGGAATTATTTTTAAAAAATTGACAATTGATATTGCAACATCTTATCATCAAGTACTTGGATTTTCGCCAGCTTTAACAATATCTTATTCTTTTGAAAAAAAATAATAGCATGAAAAGATATATATTAATTATACTGACTTTTTTATTGCCATTATCAATTTTTCCGCAAGAACCAATTATTGATACTATTCTTAGTAATGAATTTGAAGAAAGAATTGAAAATATAGCAGAAAATACCGAAGGAGAAATAGACTATTCTGACTTGTCTGAAAACTTAAAATATTTTCAAAGAAACCCTATAAACCTTAACAATACGAATAGAGATGAATTATCAGAACTTAGCTTATTAAATGATATACAAATAAATAATCTATTAAATCATATCAAAAAAAACAACGCGTTAGTTTCGCTTTATGAGCTCCAAAGCGTTGAAGGATTTGATTTACAAACAATATATTCAATATTGCCTTACGTAAAAATTACTGGCGATAAAGAAAGAAAAAATTGGAATATTAGAGATGTCTTCAAACATTCTAAATCAACGCTATTTATTCGCTATTCTGATATTTTGCAAGAACAAGCAGGATATGCACCAATTTCCGATAGTTTATTAGCTCTAAAGCCAAATTCCCGCTATTTAGGCAGCGACTACAAACTCTATTCAAGATATAAATTTGCATATTATAATCTCTTGAGTTTTGGTATTACAATGGAAAAAGACTACGGCGAAGAATTTTTTAAAGGAACACAAAAGCAAGGATTTGACTTTTATAGCGCTCACTTTTACATTAGAAATCTAGGATTTCTTAAAACCTTAGCCGTTGGAGATTACAATCTGCAATTTGGGCAAGGGCTTACACTTTGGTCAGGACTTTCATTCGGCATCTCTGCTGAAGCAGTAAATATTAAAAAAAGCGGTCGCGGCATTATACCTTATAGTTCTGTAAACGAAAATCTATTTTTAAGAGGTGTTGCTGCTCAAGTTGATTTTAAACCATTAACATTATATTCTTGGCTAAGCTATAAAAAATTAGATGCATCAACAAGTTCATATGCCGATTCTTTAAGCGATGAAGAGTTTTTTATCACCAATCTTCAAGAATCTGGATTGCATAATACAAAAAATAGTATTGCTAACAAAGATTTAATAAGCGAATTAATTACAGGAGTAAGACTTGAAACAAAATTCAATCAATTCAGAATTGGTACTACTGGAAATTACACACGTTTTAGCAATTCTATTGCAGAAAGTAATAAGCTATACAAAAAATTTAATTTTACAGGAAACGAAAACTACAACATAGGAATTGATTATAGCTTAATTGTTAGAAATATTAATTTCTTTGGCGAAGCAGCTATGAGCAAAAGCAAAGGAAAAGCTTTTCTTAACGGTGCTATGATTTCTCCAGGTAGAATTTTTACTGTTTCATTCTTGCATCGTTATTTTCAAAGAAACTATGATGTGTTTTATGGCTCTGCAATTCAAGCAAGTTCCTCCATCAGTAACGAGCACGGATTATATGTCGGCAATGAATTAAAGTTTTCAAGAAAATGGAGTTTTAATTCATATTTTGATATTTTTTCGTTCCCTTGGCTAAAATATAGAGTAGATGCTCCATCTAACGGAACAAGGATGCTTGCACAAATAAAATATAAACCTTCAAAAAAAGCTGAGTTTTATTTCAG encodes the following:
- a CDS encoding helix-hairpin-helix domain-containing protein, producing MKRYILIILTFLLPLSIFPQEPIIDTILSNEFEERIENIAENTEGEIDYSDLSENLKYFQRNPINLNNTNRDELSELSLLNDIQINNLLNHIKKNNALVSLYELQSVEGFDLQTIYSILPYVKITGDKERKNWNIRDVFKHSKSTLFIRYSDILQEQAGYAPISDSLLALKPNSRYLGSDYKLYSRYKFAYYNLLSFGITMEKDYGEEFFKGTQKQGFDFYSAHFYIRNLGFLKTLAVGDYNLQFGQGLTLWSGLSFGISAEAVNIKKSGRGIIPYSSVNENLFLRGVAAQVDFKPLTLYSWLSYKKLDASTSSYADSLSDEEFFITNLQESGLHNTKNSIANKDLISELITGVRLETKFNQFRIGTTGNYTRFSNSIAESNKLYKKFNFTGNENYNIGIDYSLIVRNINFFGEAAMSKSKGKAFLNGAMISPGRIFTVSFLHRYFQRNYDVFYGSAIQASSSISNEHGLYVGNELKFSRKWSFNSYFDIFSFPWLKYRVDAPSNGTRMLAQIKYKPSKKAEFYFRYRQQNKEISYTNGYASILTPISKNIFRINASFAVSENVTLKSRAEYVTNKKGEGALKKGFLIYQDVNYRKPGSRIAFSVRYAIFDTDSYDERLYAYENDVLYAYSIPSYYGKGSRVYLMMKINATRNLDFWFRIANTYFSDRNKIGSGLEEIDGNNKTELKIQMRLSF